Genomic window (Alligator mississippiensis isolate rAllMis1 chromosome 7, rAllMis1, whole genome shotgun sequence):
AAGTTATAAGCAGAgctacaacccccacccccctcccccctccaaaaaaaacaaaacttaggccAGAATTCTGTTGTCCCTGCCAGGCACATAAAATAGATTGGGTAAATGGTAGGTGCGTAAGTTCCATTATACCTTTCCCATGGACACATAGGTGGCCCATTTATTCCATACATACAAATACCAGCAGGCTccctctatgcctgaagaaggatatttgtgcttgaaagcttgtaaagatattttttccaactatttagttggtctaataaaatatactacatttactcaaagaacgtttaggttgtcttcctgcctagagtggggaggctggacctgatgatctgtgagGTCTGTTCcacccctaacaatctatgaatctgtgaaacctTGTTTGcctaggtccttagaccaacatggctatagccaacaccccCTTTCAGGGTGCAGCTAGTCATGCAAGGAGGATAAATGTAATGTGTCTAGCTTTACACACAGAGGTAAGAGCAGACATTTACCCTCCTTGTGCATTCCTCTCCAATCAGTCTACACATGGGCAGGCAACTCAAGGCCTGGGCCTGCTCTCAGCAGATGCAGAGAGGAATATTCCTGACAAGAACATGCTCTAGCCCCTTTGTGCTCCCTCCTCTCACCCCCCTCCATCCCTCACAGTGATGTACTGACCAAACAATGTAAGGTCTTAGGCATCTCCCTCAAAGTGCTAGAAACTGTGCCTGGGATTTACCTAAGGACACTGGCACCTAAACATGGTATGCATCACACAGATAACTGGGAAACTACATGCCCCACATGGGGCATCCTGACACAAAGGCCAGAGTAGTGGAATGGGCAGGCTGTTCTCTGATGTCCCAAGCTATAATGTTGCACCACTGCTTAGATGGTAAGGCAAGTTAAATTGACCACCCAGCATGCCATATGACCCATATATCCTACTAAATAGAGGCTGgaacccagcagggctgggagagggagacCAGCTTCTAGCACAAACTAGTAtggcttttctctccctcttgtgTCCCATGGGGAAAGTGACACTGTGTAGCACTCCCCCCATCATTATATTGGAGGCCCCCCGCTTCCCCATCTCAGAGAACAGTTAAGCCCAAGAAAATGGACATCCATGccttttgtcatgccacaaatgcccaacTTTGTAGATCCAAAAATAGGTAGTATAACCTATCAATAGGGAGCCCACACACCCAGTGACCTCACCAGCAGCCACAGACCAGGCAATGAGGGATCCACCCACAGCAAGTTCTGCCCCAGCTACACGCCATGCAAACCTCCACCCTTTGCATCCCAACAGGACATGACCAACTGTAGCAGCCCAGACCACCTAGCCTCAGAGACACCTGGCACCACCAGTCCACCTCCCCAGGatgtctgcaagcagctgagAGAGCCCAGCCCTCCACAGAGGCTGGCCACACCCTGTCAGGCCATCTGAATGGAGGAGCTCTCTGAGTCTGCCAGCTTCCAGACCTTTTAAACCTTGAACAAGCTGACCAAGGAGCTCTCAACAGCCACCCAACCCAGGAAACCCCAGTGGAgagtgtggaaataagtttaaccaggcctcttacttgactaagaggagagacaaagagagagaaagagaagagaaaaagatgctgatgctatgtgttttaaaatgttctgagataagaaaaaaccttcatgTCTTGCTATTTTAAGCTCTGTGTGCAGATTttaacctcctcctctcctttgaaccagaagctgataactgttcccaaaacatagtgtgttttttttcctgaataaataaactgcttacgtgtgacaaacaaatgaccAACATCCTTCTTGTTCTTTCAAgtttgctttgtctgaaccctgcatcttttctcgctgccTAAAGTATAAATaagcttgtaaacttgtagaggtcagagttcctttgagaactttccctgtgatcacttgtatagctttaaataagcctagatggctctgccaattctaatacaaccacaacgtgaagtttgatttcttccacaagaGGCAGCCAAGCAGCCAGACCAGCACTGCTACAGAACTGGCCCAGAAGAAGACCTCAGTGACAGCAATATGACCAAGTGGCAACATCCAGATTTTCAAAGCTGTACTGGTCCAACACCCCATGGTGATGCAAGAGATCTTGGAGGGACCCTCATCCTTCTGTTGGGTCCCCCAGGAGACACTGTTCACCTACATCAATGGCAGCTTCAACCCCCAGATGGAAAGTGTCACCCCACACCCATCAGACCCCTGGCACTCATTAGCTCTGTGGAGGGGATCAAATCAGACTTCATGCCAAAGTGGAGGCCCAGCTGAGTAGGACAAGGGACACAATGCCCAAAGACAGCATCCAGTATAGCCTGCTGAACAAACAATACCCAAGGTGATTCATTCTGCTGCTGAATTTCAACCAGTGCAGGGAGTTTGGCCGCACACCCAGCTCTTGGAAGGAGCCAATGAAGGTACTGATCCACAAGGAGTATGAACAACATAACCTGAGCAACTCGAGATCCATCGCCCTATAGTCCACCATGTACAAGCTGTATGCCAGCTGCATGGCAGGACAGATCACCAACTAGGCAGTTAAGAGGAAGGCCAAAAAGGTTTCCTCTCCAATAAAGGGTGAGTGCAAGGTGGCATGGCTGAACATTTCCAGTGCATTTGGCTTCATGTTCCACTGCCACATCTTCAACACCCTCCAGGAACTTGGCATGCTGGACAGAGCCATTGACCTTATCCAGGAGCTCTGCAGTAGCTACACCACCACCATCTAGTCATCAGAGGGCAAGACATGACATCCCAATCCAAATAGAAGTCAAGTAGGGGCGTTCACTCAGCCCTATCATCTTCATCCTGTTCACTGAACTCCTTCAAGCAATGGTGGAAGGCCCCAGAGGGTCAGCATCCAGAGACATAAGCTGAGCATCCTGGCCTGTGCTGACAACCGTGTCCAGCTTGCCAGTGAAGAGGATGGGATGCTGGACTTCAGCTCTGATGTGGTGGAGTATGTGGACTTCAACAAATAATCCACCAAAAGCGACTCAAAGGGGATGGCCtgaatgctccttccaatggatCATGACCTGAGATCACTTCCACCTGGACTCTCCCTCACCCCAATAGTAccccacatagattcatagatgcttgggTCATATGGgccctcaacagatcattgagccCAACCCCTTGCCCTAGGGAGGAAAGTGTGGTCAGATGACCCagacttctcttaaagacccccaaggtaggggagagtaccacctcccttggaaacccattccaaattctggccacccttaccgtgaataagttcttcctgatgtccagcctaaatctgctctctgtcactttgtgaccattgttccttgttaccccaagatgcaccctggtgaacagagcatttcTGGTTCCTTGCTGTgcctaattaatttgtaggtggccacaatatcatcttaaccttctcttgtggaggctgaagagatccaggtcccttcgtctctcctcatagggcttgtcctacaaacccttaaccatactagtggccctcctctggaccctctcaagcttatccacatccttcttaaaatacggcacccaaaactggacgcagtactccaactgtggtctaaccaatgccacatagaggggaagtatcacctccttggttctactagtcatgcatctgctgatgcatgataaagtgaggttagctttgatgatgatttcatcacactgacaacttgtgttcatcttggagtccactatgactctgagatctcttttcACTTctatgctgctgagagggtcatttcccagccagtagatgtgttGGATATTTTTATGCACTAGGTGCCACACTCTGCATTTGTTTTGTTCACTTcgccccacaatttagtatcattcaCAAAATTGGAGAAAGTACACTTCACGTccatatccaagtcactgatgaagacattgaagagtccaaggaccaagccctgtgggaccccactgcccacatccttccaggttgctACCAACCCgcccactaccactctctgggtgtgacccccaagCTGATTTGcgacccaccggactgtgtaatcatctaagtcacagccttttaatttatttatgagaatgggatgagataccatattgaaggccttcctaaattccaaataaatgacatctacctctactcctacgtctaagcattttgtgacctggtcataaaaagaaaccagattagtcaggcatgatctacctgctataaaTCCATTCTCATTGCCCTGCTGTATTacttttcccactggactcaccaaatatgatccttcataattttttcaaagactcttccaaggatagaggtgagactaactggcctataattactgagatcttccttcctccccttcttgaaaatagggaccacattggcccttttccagtcctctgggacctgacccgattgccatgagtgctcaaacagccgtgccagtggctctccTATGACATCgtccaattccttcagtactctcagatgcagctcatccaggcctgctgacttgaacacatccagtccatccaagtgactctgcaccaagtcagcatcgacagttggtaggctggtgtctctctgatgcccatctaagaacccattccAACTCCCACTGGTTGAAGAGGTGTTGGAACCCAGATCCTTTGCTGTCTGAGGAAGTGTCCCAACCTAAATGTAGGAGGTCTTTGGCTTAAAGGTAGGAGGTTATccccctttcttctcccttttaGTTCAAGCAGTTTGCATTGCAGAAGCATTCAATTTGTCACAGGAATGAACAGAATTCCAAAGAGTGTGCAAGTaccaaaaactgcagttacatGCCATTTAAATATGTAAACTTAAATAGGGTTTAGGCAAAAGTACTAGAttttttcaaccagctctagtTAAAGTTCAACCCCAGGGAAATGCATTCTACATTTCCCACAAATATTAAGTAGGGGATTTTAGCAAAGGGTCTGGGTCTTTAtttagttcatagtttcatagtttcagagttggtaggataggaagggacctgagcagatcatcaagtccaaccccctgccatgggcaggaaagaattctgGAATGAAATGACCCTGGCcaagtgtctatctagcctccttttgaagacccccaagggtaGGATAaagcagcacttcccttggaagttggttccagatcctagccaccctgactgtgaagtagtgcttcctgatgtctagcttgaatctactgtccaccaacttatggccgttattccttgttactcccggtagtgctcggggaaacagggactgtcccattgcctgctggtctccctttgtcagtttatagatggccaccagttcccctctcaaccttctcttgtgaaggctgaacaggttcaggtcctgtagcctctcctcgtagggcctgccttgctgccccctaatcatgccagtggccctcctccagaccctctcaatgctatccacatcccttctgaagtgcgacgcccaaaAGTGAGTGCAGTacaccaactgcagcctgaccaatgtcacacagagggggaggatcacctccttggacctgcttgtgatgcatctatggatgcatggcaaggtgcgtttagccttcctgactgtgtccccacattgtcagcccatgttcaccttggagtcaataatgactccaagatccttttctgcctctgcactgatgagaagggagttccccatcctgtaggcatgctgctggttcttcctccccaggtgcagtaccttgcacttgtcagtactgaaacccatcctgttctcattggcccacccttataacctgtccagatctaattgtAGCCTGCCAGGATATACCAACTTAGATGGGTtatttattactgtatttattcaaatatgacaaccctgaatataagacaatccCCAAGTAATTTGGGGGTTCCATATAATTTctttatatggaaaaattataagtTTGTTGAACAGGAGAACAAGTAGGAAAGAGAGAATCTGAAAACTATACTTGGTTGCATGGTCCAATTGTGATTACATTTAGCAATACATTTAGACCCACACAAAAAATCTAATGAATCTGGTGGAATGATTGATGATAAGAACATGAAAGTGATGAATGGAGCTGCAGCATGTTCTTCTTCCAGTCCCTGTTTCTCTTTCCTCTAAACCCCAAAACCCTCATCATCTACTTCCCTATGACCGATGATTTAGACCATgactccctcccacccacactcTTGATTCTCCCATCTTTCCTTGCACAGGATGCTATAGCAGGCTCTGTCCAGCCTGGAGCAATACTATAGTATGACTGCTTCTTGTCAAAGCTTCAATCTGATGAATATGACAAGAAGTGGAAGTCACTGTTCTGTGGATGAGGGCTTTTTGTTCTGTCACACAGGACACCAGGGAGGATGGCTTCTAGTCTTAAACTTTGGGATCTGGGTTGGTCACTGAAATAGAGAggtcagaggggaaagaaaaatgtttcaaagGACATTAATAAGGGACTTAAAGAAAACTCTTGAGTGCTTGCATCTTTCAATATTATCCCTATCTGAGCTGGTTATTATATATCGCACTCATTGGTGCAAAAGCATCGAGACAAGTGTTTTCTACTTGGTGTTTCTATAGTAAAGTGGGGCAATGTTCCTATTGAATGAATGCAAATAACACCGCCACCACCAATTACAATGCTAACAAGCTGTGACTATATACTGGTATAATTTACAGTGGTGTAGATCTCTTAAGTCCACAGTTATTCAGGAGTAACTATTTGATCAATACAAGCTTGCTCCCCAAGTACCTGGTGATGAAGTACTGTTACAAAACCTTCTGTAACAAGTCCCCAGAGATAAGTGGACATCACTTTCTCCTAGAGCCTAATGTACAAAACTAGTGAAAAATATACTGGTGCTATTTCGCCATATGTATAGGCCCTCTGTACTCTCTTCACTCCTGTGtgcattctctctttctctaatCTGTGTTTATATCACATAATCTCTCtatttttatatttgatttttcaCCCCTTTATTTAAAAGCTACCACATCATCAAGGTATTGATCCTATGACACTCTTGGAttccattaaaacaaacaaacaaaaattattcACTTTCCTGGTCAAGAAAacattggaaaaataaaatgagtgCATCCTAAAGGGTCCAAAACCAGAAGGAAAACAAAGAGCTATCATAGTTTTTGTCATTGTCTCATGATTTCAAAGTGCCGATTCATGATTTTTCATGTTTGAGGATGACAATATTTTGATGGTCACAGTCTTTAAATCTATGAGCTTCAATGTTTGTAAAAGTAAAATACTCAAGGCTGAATTTCAAGGAGCCTAAGAGGGTTAGCTACCCAACTCCTTTTGATATCCAGTGGAGGCTGGATGCTTACATTCCTCAAGTTCCTGTGAAAGCCAAAGGCTTAATGACAGTCTTTTTCAAAGCTTCCTTAACTTCTTTGTTCCGCAGGCTGTAGATAAGGGGATTGGCCAGGGGAGTCAGCACAGtgtagaagagagagagaactttgtTCAAGTTCTTTAATTTGTCATTTCTGGGTGAAATGTATACAACCATTAAGGTCCCATAGTAAATTGTCACGACAATAAGGTGAGAGGAGCAGGTGGAAAATGCCTTTTTCTTCCCAGTGGTTGAAGGAATTCCCAGGATAGTGGTGATGATGCAAGCATATGACATCAAGGTTAATAGGGAGGAAGGAAATGTGCATAGAGAGGCCAGGAGGGTAGTTACAAATTCTACCAAGTAAGTGTCACTGCAGGAGAGCTTTATAACTGGAGTGaagtcacaaaagaaatgattaatTTCATTAGGTCCACAGAAAATTGATTGTGCCATGAAAAAGGTGATAATGGCGCTGACCAGAAGTGCAGTTATCCAAGAGCCAGCTGCTAGTATTATGCACAACTTGTGATTCATTAGAGTtgcataatgcagtggtttgcatATGGCTAAATACCTATCAAAAGACATTGATGACAAGAGGAGGCATTCAGAGGTCAccagaaaaccaaaaaaataaaattgtgtaaGGCAGCCAGTAATAGAAATGGTTCTGTCACCTGTCAGGAAAGTGGCCAGCATCCTTGGCAGGAGGGTGGATGTGTAGCAGGTCTCCAGGAAGGATAGGTTCCCCagaaagaagtacatgggtgtgtgaagGTGCTGATCAGTCACAACTAACACAATAATGAGGAAATTTCCAGCCATGGTTGCAATATAGATTGTTACAGACAGCAAGAATAAAAGAATTGGAAGTTCATGGAGATTCCCAAATCCCAGAAGGATGAATTTCATGATGGATGTTTGATTCCCCTGTTCTAGGCTTGCCATGGAAGATATCCAAGGAGAAACACACAGACtgcaaaatttaatttttaagacTTAAAGTTAAAATTCTAATTTTAATTCAGTGTTATTAATTTTCATACATTTTGAaaacacagatagatagatagatagatagatagatagatagatagatagatagatagatagatatccatAATTTTAAAGTAATTCTTTAGGATTTAAGCTTTTGCATTAATAGAATTTTATTTCCCTTATGGACATCTATGTAAGGGTAGTTTTTGATACTTAGACACAGTTTCTGATTTAGGTCTGGATACCCAAGACCACCAACACACTGAATATCCTCAGTAAGGTTGTGATCTGGCCAGGTAGCTTCCTTGTGACATAAGGTATTCTTTGTGCcacaataaataaatgaataaataaataaatacataaataaatcatAGTAGCCCATGCTCTCCAGCCATCCCAGACAGAAAGCGCTCTGGCTTCAGGTGCCCtattccgggggggggggggggggaagggccccAGATGCCCTACCCAACTTTTTATGCATACTAAACAATACTAGCATTTTAACTGCTAACTACTATTTTGCCTAAGATTCAAGACTTCTTTCTCTGTTTCTCATCTGTATCAAGAAATAGTTAATAAATACACAAAATTATTGATAATGTGGACATTATACTTAAAGACACATAGTTATATGATTAATAGGACATTTCAAAGGTGCATTAATTTACTTAATTCTTGTTCAAATCAACAGGGAGTTAGCCACCTAAAGTATATGAACATTTCTGAAATCTCACACTGTACTTTTCTGAATCTTTAGGTATTTTAAAATACCTTTGAAAAATCTAGTTTTGAGACTTTGTCTTTCTAATTTGGGAAAGCTGCTTATACCTTGTAGTGCCATCAAAAATTATCATGCCATCCCTTGACTTTTACAATTTTTAAGTGCTGTGGGATAATATATTGCTGTTTTTACTCACCATGGGACAGATTTTGAAACCTTCTTTGATAAGCCACCCTGAGTCAGAAAAGGTCAAAGATCCACCTAAGCCTAGCAATCTGTTGCATTACCAGGGTGAATTTCTGCCAATTTTCTTAGCCAGTAGAAGAGAAGGGAGTTGGCATCCCATCCAGTTATCTCTGATTCCTCAGCTGGAAAAGTCCAGAACATGACTCAAATCAGTTACATCCGAGGCTGTATTAAGAGGCTTTATCTATCCCAGCACTGCATTCTTCTATCCTTTGAGTAATGTAAATGAACTTAGTGAAAGCATCTGTGGTACAATCCAGTCATAGCAAGGGTGTCAAAATTTAGCTCTGAGAAAGAAATGTAAATACTGCTTTGGTCAAAGAAGCTTTTTACTAGCTTGTTCCTCTTCCATTAAAACTTAATTGAACTTTGATTTTATGGGCTCAGTCCTGCAAACACTGTTAAAATCCCTTTTCTAACATGATAACTAAAATGAAAATAAGTAACACTGCATTTATGGGTTAAATAGTTCCAGAATACCAACAAC
Coding sequences:
- the LOC106738938 gene encoding olfactory receptor 6B1-like, which codes for MAGNFLIIVLVVTDQHLHTPMYFFLGNLSFLETCYTSTLLPRMLATFLTGDRTISITGCLTQFYFFGFLVTSECLLLSSMSFDRYLAICKPLHYATLMNHKLCIILAAGSWITALLVSAIITFFMAQSIFCGPNEINHFFCDFTPVIKLSCSDTYLVEFVTTLLASLCTFPSSLLTLMSYACIITTILGIPSTTGKKKAFSTCSSHLIVVTIYYGTLMVVYISPRNDKLKNLNKVLSLFYTVLTPLANPLIYSLRNKEVKEALKKTVIKPLAFTGT